TAATTTCCAATCCAAACAGTCCATAGAGTCTAATTCCAACTCAATTCAAATTCCATGACTTGGAGATTGTGGCAATTGAATTTAATTAAACAAGAAATTTCCACTTCATGAGTGAATTCAATAATTTCATTGGAATTTCAAATGAACACTGGCAGCAGCTGGCAGCATCAGTGTTAATTATACAGTGTCAAGGTGTAAAACAGGTGAGGATGATCAAGATAATGATTGCCAACTGAGTGACGTGGTGATTTACCATGATGGTGTAAGATCGTTACAggttgtaatatatatatattctctcacTGCACAATCAGTCAATTAATGAAGGCATTTTACATCAACAGTTGTCAGAAATGTATTTAGAGTGGATGACGGAGATTGTACAAAAATGGATATATTAcatataatacatttaaaaaaggggGGGTATTTGTAGCCTAGTGGAAGCCTTGACTGGAAAGCATGGCTCTCTCACACAACTGTGGATAATTTGGCAGTGGAATTGAAACCACACTTTAATTTTATAATATATTGAAGTTTTGCAGGTGACATGGAGCTCTCCAGAAATAATGGCAGAGTAATACCAATCATTGGTCTATGATTAATGTATGAGCTCAAATGGTTTAGGACTCCCTTGTCGTTCCATTAAATATGTACTGTAGTGGGGAGCAGAGGAGaagctatttgattttgatagATCCTTTGTTGCTCATGCACAGTAAATAAACTGCCCGAAATCAGCACTGCGGACCGTAAGTGCACATGCGTGAAAGGCATATTGTCCAATCCCCGCGAAGACGCTTGACTAAAACGCGTCCCCAGCAGATCATTTCAAGTCATATTACAGTAAACACTCAGAGGAAGTGTCCCGTCATGTTGTCTTGATAATATAACTGGTCACACCATATGATTTTTCGCATGATAAATTGTATTAATTAAAAAAAGAATCATAGTAAGTTTAGTTTTTCTATCAAAACTTGATAATGGATACATGTATGAAAACACTTTTACTTTTATGGCAGTTGTCATCTGGGATCGGGTTTCGACCATTTCAAAGTGGATTTTACATCTAGCAGGTTGTTGTGTGTTAGCACGTTGCAACAAGAACACTACCTATGGGATTTAGGGAGACTGCCGAGGCTGCAGCAGGTGCGTCTCAACAGTTGGGATACCCATAACATCCAAGGCAAACTGGCAGAGTATGGAATGGATTTTCTTAACGGCAGCAGTGCTGGGCTAAGGTCGGAGATGCAGGGGAAACTTGCCGAGGAAGGTTCCGGATTCTATCCTGTTTCTTCGTTGAACTTCTCTTTCATGCTTAATGAAACGAATCAGTTCTTTGATTTCGTGGGGGATGGATCCGCCGTCCTGAGAATAATCATCTCTGTGATTTACTCTGTGGTCTGTGCTTTGGGGTTGATAGGAAACATCCTTGTCTTATATCTAATGAAGTCTAAACAAGTATGGAAAAAATCGTCAATTAACCTTTTCGTGACGAGTTTAGCAGTGACCGATTTCCAGTTTGTATTAACTCTTCCCTTTTGGGCAATAGAGAACGCTTTGGACTTCACTTGGCTTTTTGGAAAAGCCATGTGCAAGATAGTGTCTTACGTGACGGCGATGAATATGTACGCAAGTGTGTTTTTCCTGACTGCTATGAGTGTGGCACGATACTGGTCCGTTGCTTCTGCGCTCAATAGCAGGCGGCGCCGTCCTCGCTGCTGCTCCGCAGGCTTTATGAGCATTGTCATATGGGTTGCTGCTATATTCGCAGCTTTGCCCCATGCGGTGTTTTCCACAACGGCGACTGTCTCCAACGAGGAACTGTGTCTTGTTAAATTTCCAGACACTGTCGACGCACAATTCTGGCTTGGACTTTACCATAGCCAAAAAGTACTGATCGGGTTTCTAATCCCGCTGGGGATCATCTCCGTCTGCTACCTGCTCCTTCTGCGCTTCATCACATCCAAGAACGTGAACACCTCCACCGCAAAAAGACGCTCCAAAGTGACTAAATCAGTGACTATAGTGGTTCTGTCATTTTTCCTCTGTTGGTTGCCCAACCAGGCACTAACGGCTTGGGGGATTCTTATAAAACACAACGTTGTGCATTTTAGTTGGGCATATTACACCACGCAGGCATATGTATTCcccgtgtctgtctgtttggcgCACTCCAACAGCTGTCTAAACCCCATATTGTATTGTCTAATGAGAAGAGAGTTCAGAAAGGCTTTGAAAAAACTTTTTTGGCAAATAACGTCTCCATCGGTGACCAACATGAGACCGTTTACGGCAGTGACCAAGCCGGAACAGGACGAGCACGGCCATGGGATGGTTCCGTTAGCTCTCTGTCCGGCAGAGCCAGCCTTGGTTTTCTATCCACCTGGTGTTGTTATTTACAATGGGAGAAACGATATGCTCCCGAACAGTACGTAGCCTGTCCTAATACATTTGTCAAGCTGTCTATGGTACCGATTTAAAAGTCgatttaaaatgaattattattattattaattatttgaATGAATGTATTGCTGTGTTGATCGATTTATTTATtcaatgtatatttatatatgtatttattaatTTCTATCACCACTATTTTGTCAATTGTACGCATCAATCAGAAGTGGCATGCTCTCCACTGTTTGAAGCAAAAACTGAATAAAGgctgttcaaaatgtatttagATGCAAATCATTAATGTATAAAAGCAGCCAGTTGGTTAATTAATCTGTAAATTGTAGGCTTTAATGTATATGTGTGACACATCAAAATAAAGACCAGGATAATCTTGACATTCACTTCTCTGGTGAATGATGTGGTAAATAAATCCTACACATGCTCATGAGTTTTACATTCCTAATTACTTGCGTTGCCTTTTTATAATCACAGTGCTATAGATCTAACCTGTGGGGAATGTGTTCAGTGGGGGCAACATATATTTCAGTTGTGCAAAGAAGTTATAAATCAGTAATTGAGGTGGAAATTAAATGGGCTATCATAGCCTCTCCTCTCACATTCATGTGGATGACCTGTCCTTTAACATCGTTTAGAGTTCATTTTAGAGGTGTAGTACAGAGATCGTCACTATAATAGGAGCAAACACCAGCAGTGACAAGTCCTTTATTCTGAGCTAATTGCTTCTAGGAAAGATGGGTATGCGAGCGGTGTGCAGGGATGATCTGTAGAGTTTCTTATGAAAGGTGTGCAGTTGACAGATACATACTCACTCTCCCTGGAAGTCGAACAACTGAAAGAGCACTGCAAGGGGCACATCATTGCCAATAACCCTCTGCGCAGAACACACTACATAATGCACCTCTGTGCATACATACCACatgatatacagtggcttgcgaaagtattcatcccccttggcatttttcctattttgttgccttacaacctggaattaaaacagatttggggggggggggttgtagtatcatttgatttacacaacattccTACCACTTTGAGGATGAACAATATTTTTTataaacttgagcgtgcataactattcatcccccaaagtcaatactttgtagagccaccatttgcagcaattacagctgcaagactcttggggtatgtctctataagcttggcacatctagccactgattTTTTTCCCAtgcttcaaggcaaaactgctccagctccttcaagttgaatgggttccgctggtgtaccgcaatctttaagtcataccacagattgtcaattggattgaggtctgggctttgactaggccattccaaaacatttCAATGTTTCCCTATAAACCACTCAGGTGTtgatttagcagtatgcttagagtcattgtcctgctggaaggtgaacccccgtcccagtctcaaatctctggaagacaaacaggtttccctcaagactttccctgtatttagcaccatccatcattccttcaaatctgaccagtttcctagtccctgtcgatgaaaaacatccccacagcatgatgctgccaccaccatgcttcactctgGGAATGGTGTTttctggggtgatgagaggtgttgggtttgcgccagacatattgttttccttgatggccaaaaaactcaattttagtctcatctgaccggAGTACCTTCTATATGTTTGGggtgtctcccacatgccttttggcaaacaccaaatgtgtttgcttatttctttctttaatcaatggctttttttctagccacgcttccgtaaagcccagatctgtggagtgtatggtttaaagtggtcctatggacagatacgcCAACCTCCGCTGTGTAACTTTGCAGCTCCaacagggttatctttggtctctttgttgcctctctgattaatgccctccttgcctggtctgtgtgtTTTGGTGGGCGactctctcttggcaggtttgttgtggtgacatattctttcaattttttaaataatggatttaatggtgctccgtgggatgttcaaagtttcgtatttttttataacccaaccatgATCTGtaattctccacaactttgtccctgacctgtttggagagctccttggtcttcatggtgctgcttgcttgatggtgccccttgcttagtggtgttgcagattctggggcctttcagaaaatgggtcttccaaattaacaatgaccccaagtatacttccaaagttgtggcaacatggcttaaggacaacaaagtcaagatattggagtggccatcacaaagccctgacctcaatcctatagaaaatgtgtgggcagaactgaaaaggcgtgtgtgagcaaggaggcctacaaacctgactcagttacaccagctctgtcaggaggaatgggccaatttaaacaattcaaaggcaatgctatcaaatactaattgagggtatgtaaacttctgacccactgggaatgtgatgaaagaaataaaatctgaaagaaatcattttctttactattattctgacagttcacattcttaaaaaaagtggtgatcctaactgaccaacaTTAACTTGATTTAGCACCTCTAGTGTCTGCATCTTCTTAGGGAATGCAAAAGGTGACTGATGTTTTTAGATTTTCTAAATTcattttaccaggattaaatgtcaggagtttaaatgtatttggctaaggtgtatgtaaacttccgacttcaactgtatacacctgcgaccaagctttaactgatgtcttgaaatgttgcttcaatatatccacataatttcccctcctcatgatgccatctattttgtgaagtgcaccagtccctcctgcagcaaagcatgggatggtgttcttcgacttgcaaacctccccctcatgatgccatctattttgtgaagtgcaccagtccctcctgcagcaaagcatgggatggtgttcttcgacttgcaaacctccccctttttcctccaaacataacgatggtcattatggccaaacagttctatttttgtttcatcggaccagaggacatttctccagcaagtacaatctttgtccccatgtgcagttgcaaaccgtagtctggcttttttgtggcggttttggagcagtggcttcatccttgctgaacggcctttcaggttatgtcgatataggactgtggatattgatactttcgtaccggtttcctccagcatcttcacaaggtcctttgctgttgttctgggaatgatttgcacttttgcacTAAAGTACATtcactctaggagacagaacgcgtctccttcctgagcggtatgatggctacgtggttccatgatgtttatacttgcgtactattatttgtacagatgaacgtggtaccttcaggcgtttggaaattgctcccaaggatgaaccatacttgtggaggtctacaattttttctgaggtcttggctgatttttgtttgatttccccatgatgtcaagcaaagaggcactgagtttgaaggtaggccttgaaatacatccacagatacacctacaattgactcaagtgatgtcaattagcctattagaagcttctaaagccatgacatcattttctggaattttccaagctgtttaaaggcacagtcaacttctgacccaccggaattgtgatacagtgaattataagtgaaataatctgtctgtaaacaattgttggaaaatgcacatagtagatgtcctaaccaacttttcaaaaccatagtttgttaacaagaaatttgtggtgtggttgaaaaacgagtttcaatgacaccatcctaagtgtatgtaaacttccgacttcaactgtatatactgagatcatgtgacagatcatgtgacacttagattgtacacaagtggactttatttaactaattatgtgacttctgaaggtaattggttatttaggggcttcatagcaccactttactgtttaaaaaaaaaaattaaacaagtcttttttttttctctcttcaccaatttggactattttgtgtatgtccattacacacaatccaaataaaaaatctatttaaattacaggttgtaatgcaacaaaataggaaaaacgacaagggggatgaatacttttgcaaggcactgtactgcaCCTCTGTGCATACATACCGCATTATATACTTTACAATACATCAGTTCAATATCTAGTTTTGAttaacatttggttgagttgtcaacgaatgtgaattcaacatgaaatcatcaGAACATTtgaccatgtcattggatttaggtaaaaagttaggtaaaataaattaaaatcccTTACATTGATTACTTTTCGCatgtacattttttaattttaatgatttattttttccccttttatttaaccaggtaggccagttgagaacaagttctcatttacaactgcgtcctagccaagataaagcaaagcagtatgacaaaaacaacaacacagtgcgACAACATCATCACATCAAAGTTTtgggttgaaatgatgtggaaacaatgttgattcaaccagtttttgacCAGTGGGATGCTTCTGTGCACATGTGTTTCAAAGGAGTTAAACCCACATGAAATAACGTCTAGGGTTTCTAACTTCTTTCGTTTCAATGAATTCAATTTTGAGTGATGTGCTTGACAGAATTCATTTGGGGCAACTTGGCTCACAGTTTCGACTTTGATACAGATGGATTTATATTGGTTAAAAGCCTCGCCTAAGGGCACACCATTAGTATGCCCCATCTGTCTTCACCAACATGTTTTTTAGAACATCTACTGGTATAGCAAATGGGGAACATAGGGAGGATGAGTGGAACACATTGATCTGCACAGTTTGTtttgccttgctcaagagcataTGAAGAAGCTTTTAATCCATTTACAAGCACCTTTATGGGTTTTAAGGAAGAGGGAGACAATGTTATAAGGGTATAAGTAAATATCTTTATTAAGAGGTTATTCCACGTATCTGATGAAGAGGGCGATGAACAGACAGCCAATTAGAGACATTGTCGACGCTGATAGGACCACCACAATCACACTTCCTGCCATGTTAACCAATGCCCCCAGTCCCGCCCCCACGATGATCTGAGCCAGCTGCACCATACACGTGAGCGCAGCACAATCCACGCCGGTGCCTCGATCCTGTCCTGCAGGATTCCCTTTCCCCATCTTCCTCTGCACCTGGTGTCACAACAGGAAGAATCCATTTCAGAAATGCTACTTACTGTATAAAAAACACACTCTCATAGTCGCACATACAGTCCACCCAGTGTATGACACGTTGTGAAAGAACATGTTGTAAAACTAAAGGAAATGTAACCTGTTGTGACACATCACAAGGACAAGAGCAGCTGGGGAAGTATTTTGTGAACATAGCCTAGTAAGCAGAATTACAAGCAATGCTTCAGCTCCAAATCAATAAACTAGTTAACACAAATCCCCTTCATGTCCTGCTCTAAAGGGAGTTAATAGATTGATAGGAAATGGAGCTGAAACAAGATATGTTTGGTTTGATATAAATTAGTGTAATTGACTAATCTTTCAGAAGGGAATAGTGGAAAAACAGACATGAACATGATAGTGAtatgaaggaaaaatacaatGGTGGAAAACACTTTTGCTTTGTCAGTTGGAGACATTGTTGGAATCTTCTATCTGTTTGATTATGTAGTATGAGTCTTTCCCTAACTCTTGGTTGTGCATTGGCAGACTGGACTACAGTTAGTAATTTGGGGTCTTTATTGCTGAATTGATGTTCTCATGTGGATAGCATATCACTTGCCTATAAAAAAGTAAtatatgttgttttttaaaaatctaactttcCCATTTTCATTGAGATAAAATGTGCGTTTCATCAATCTAAATGATTTGGATTAAAAGTATTTCCCCACTTCCTGAGATTATAGAATATATGTGTACTATTTTCACAATTAAACATGGAGCGCTGTCCAGAGATGCTCTTACTGAAGCTGACAGAATGTGTTGAATCCAAAGTGAGGTGCAGATTGGCTAAACTGAATCTCATTAATCCCTTTTTTCCATCCAAAGCCAAGCCTTTCCCTATTTACATAACGAAAGGGTGTTCACTGCTTAGCCAAAGCACTAACAGCAGCTTGTCTAAGCGAGGCCTGTTGAGCATCAGCATTAAGAAAAGGAACAGGTTGTCTAATCTGTCTGTAGAGACAGGGGAGGGTGTTTGAGAGGCCTGTCTGTTGTGAATGGCACACCTGCTCTTAGCATGGGGCCCATGCTGACCAACACAGCGTTGACCACTCAACATTGACAAGCTCAACAGATAGCTGGGATCTATGGGCTGGCAAAGAGTCATGCTCATGGGGAGTGGGGAGACGGGGGTTGGGAGGACAGAAGGTCTCCCATCTGATGGTGAAGGGAAGTGGTAATGTAATCAGAAGCGTCCACTCTGTCATCATCTCACTATATTAAGACACATTTGGATGCCATTCCTCACCACTCCTTGTCTTATAATACGCTCTTCTTTGTAAGGGTGATGGGTATTGATTTAGACAGTTTGGGAATCAATTCAAAAGAAATGTGGGAACAAAGTTATTTCCCCTGAATGACTTTCAAGTATTCCAGAGAAAGCAACCTATTAGTGGGAATACATTTGTATACAAGTGATTTATGACACTCTCGCTGGACAGAAAACAGAATAAAGACAAAATCAATCAATAGAATTAGAAAGTAACTCTACGCCTTCATGAAAGCGAAAAGGGGAGCTGTGATACCTGACACATGGTGAGTATTCAAGTTACAGATGTGCATCACTCCATGTATGAGCTACAGACAGGTGGTGGATGAGGTTCGCAACTACTACACATTAGTAGCTTGTAACTTAAGCTGCTGCAGCCTCAGCATGTCCTATCCACTATCAGTTCCAACTATCTGAGGTGTGAGagagtagcctggtcccagatctgtttgtgcagtcttgccaactcctatggtcattgtagtGGGACaaccagatctgggaccaggctatgagaCAGAGGGAACTGACCTCCTCCTCGCGGTGGTACTCTGAGATGAGGTTGAAGGGGATGGTGTACAAGGTGCTGGACATGACTCCGAAGACACTGCACAGGATGAGGGTGGTGATAATGTTGGGGAACAGGCCGATAAGACTGGTGCCCAGACCAAACACAAAGTATCCTACGAAGTAGAGCCCCTTCAGACCGATGTAGGGCAGCAGCAGCCTCTGGACATCTGcagacacatcagagagagagggaaggaggggagggtggagagagggtgagagggagagcgagagagcgatttCAGCTTTAACCCTTCTGCTGTGTTCCGGTCAAATTGGAACTATTTATacgttttctctctgaaaaatatAGTTAATTTCATCTAATTGTCacaaggttccatgactttgtccacaaaGGTCATCTGAACACACTAAATACATTTAGATGATTTTCATAAAATGttgggtgttttatttatttatctgttgtacacctgtggtattcccagtcaaaaatgaccggtcattagaaatgaatgggtgagactacaattagtgtataaaattgagttcaagCACATGCCCAGTCATCAGATGGACCCACTTCCATTCCCAGagccccacatgcatgtgtgtttgagcacacacacacacacacggcaacccccacgggaaccttccatggcaacccccacgggaaccttccatggcaacccccacgggaaccttcCATGGCAACCCCACGGGAaccttccatggcaacccccacgggaaccttttctcaatagaatctttcccccacaggaaccacacctgttggcattctcacaaacaatcgcaacattttTTCAATAATAAATATaacttttctcgcagctctggtatataaagcttttttgaggccttgctcacaattcattctgtggcagcacaatgaccaaacgatgcactgtatgtgaggctcttgatcatatctttgatcatgacactggtgaggaggagagagtccttgttaaactttgaacacaaagtagtctgtgataaatagcacaatatgtttcatctgagtatttgttatagtcaaaataatccatacattatgctgcttttttttaaactcaaaaacAAGTTGTaggagctcaggtcaatgaggcctgcAGGctataaatagcaaatagaagttcaaaacttgtaatgttcacaagaacttaagttgataaaaagatctaacacaacattaggtgataatatatgtattattatggatttataatcagctatattggggcggtcattttggaccaggaacacagaatgaattaacatgaaacaaacacaacatAAGGGTTAAACAGTATGTGGACTGGTACTGCCAAGTAAGCATTTTTTGTTACATTATATACTACTGTTAATAAACTGGGTGAttcgagtcctgaatgctgattggctgacagccatggtatatcagaccatctAGCACGGGTttgacaaaaaatgtatttttactgctctaattacgttggtaaccagtttataatagcaataaagcacctcagagttttgtggtatatggtcaatataccacggctaagggctgcgTCCAGGCATTCCGTGATAAGTCGTGCATAAGAGccgcccttagccgtggtatattggccatataccacaccccctcgtgcatTATTGGTTAAGTATAAGAACACAGAACATGTCC
The DNA window shown above is from Oncorhynchus tshawytscha isolate Ot180627B linkage group LG20, Otsh_v2.0, whole genome shotgun sequence and carries:
- the LOC112219854 gene encoding relaxin-3 receptor 1, which encodes MDFLNGSSAGLRSEMQGKLAEEGSGFYPVSSLNFSFMLNETNQFFDFVGDGSAVLRIIISVIYSVVCALGLIGNILVLYLMKSKQVWKKSSINLFVTSLAVTDFQFVLTLPFWAIENALDFTWLFGKAMCKIVSYVTAMNMYASVFFLTAMSVARYWSVASALNSRRRRPRCCSAGFMSIVIWVAAIFAALPHAVFSTTATVSNEELCLVKFPDTVDAQFWLGLYHSQKVLIGFLIPLGIISVCYLLLLRFITSKNVNTSTAKRRSKVTKSVTIVVLSFFLCWLPNQALTAWGILIKHNVVHFSWAYYTTQAYVFPVSVCLAHSNSCLNPILYCLMRREFRKALKKLFWQITSPSVTNMRPFTAVTKPEQDEHGHGMVPLALCPAEPALVFYPPGVVIYNGRNDMLPNST